In Bacillus sp. (in: firmicutes), the genomic window AATTCTAAAGAAGTAGTTGCTCAATGGAGTGAACGAATTAAAGAACAGCTGTCTAAATTCCTTGATTTTGAAGCGGAAGAAAATCCAGCAAAAGTAGCAAACAACTACGACTGGATTGGCAGCATGGATCTGATTACATTTTTACGGGACGTAGGGAAAAACTTCGGACTTAATTATATGTTAGCGAAAGACTCAGTTCAAAGTCGACTTGAGACAGGTATTTCGTTTACAGAATTTAGTTACATGATTTTACAGTCATTAGACTTTTTAAAATTATATGAAACCGAAAACTGTAAGCTTCAAATCGGTGGAAGCGACCAATGGGGAAATATTACAGCAGGTTTAGAATTAATTCGTAAATCACACGAAGAGGCGAAGGCATATGGTTTGACAGTTCCTCTTGTCACTAAAGCCGATGGAACGAAATTCGGGAAAACTGAAGGCGGCGCCGTTTGGTTAGATCCTGAAAAAACAACCCCTTATGAGTTTTACCAATTCTGGATCAATACCGATGACCGTGATGTGATAAAATACTTAAAATACTTTACGTTCCTATCAAAAGAAGAAATTTTAGAACTAGAAAAACAAACAGAAGAAGCGCCAGAAAAACGTGCGGCTCAAAAAGCGCTAGCAGAGGAAATGACGCGACTTGTTCATGGAGAAGAAGCGTTAAAACAAGCCATTCATATTTCTGAAGCGCTATTTAGTGGAAACATTAAACAACTAACGGCGAATGAAATTATGCAAGGTTTTAAAGATGTACCTTCCTATGAACATGAAAGCGGAGAACCAATTGGACTTGTCGACTTACTAGTAAGCGCGAAAATTTCATCGTCTAAGCGTCAATCACGTGAAGATATTCAAAATGGAGCTATTTACATCAACGGGGAGCGCATAACTGCTCTTGATTATGTGGTTGATAAAAAAGACCGCATCGAAGGAAAATTTACGATTATTCGTCGCGGAAAGAAAAAATATTTCTTAATTAAATACTAATTGACGAAGTGGTGAGCTCCTTGGCGGGGCTTGCCACTTTTTTGTTCAAGAGGTTTTTGTTGAAAGTGAACTGAGTGGTACAAACGTCTTTCCAATGCATATAAGATTTTTCTTGGTTACAGCCATCATTTCTTACAAAAATCTTGTCTAACCATAGTGCTTAATTTTTTATAAAGTCTTCATTCCACTTTTACATTTAATAAAAAAACACCCGCTCAAACGAACGGGTGTTACGATGATGAAGATTAACGAGAGTAGAACTCTACGATTAGTGCTTCGTTAATTTCTGCTGGAAGTTCAGAACGCTCTGGTAAACGAGTGTAAGTACCTTCTAACTTTTCAGGATCGAAAGTTAAGTACTCAGGTACAAAGTTGTTAGCTTCAACTGCTTCTTTAATAATTTGAAGGTTGCGAGATTTTTCGCGAACGCTAATTGTTTGGCCAGGTTGTACACGGTAAGATGGAATGTCTACACGGCTTCCATCAACAAGGATATGACCGTGGTTAACAAGCTGACGAGCTTGACGACGAGTACGAGCTAAGCCAAGACGATATACTAGGTTGTCAAGGCGAGACTCAAGAAGAATCATGAAGTTTTCACCATGTTTACCAGGCATTTTACCTGCTTTCACGAACGTGTTACGGAATTGACGCTCGTTTACTCCGTACATATGACGAAGTTTTTGTTTTTCTTGTAATTGTAGACCGTACTCAGATAATTTTTTACGTTGGTTTGGACCGTGTTGACCCGGCGCATAAGGACGTTTTTCTAATTCTTTACCAGTGCCGCTTAAAGAAATACCAAGACGGCGAGAAATCTTCCAGCTTGGACCAGTATAACGAGCCATCAAGGACTCCTCCTTTATCGTTTATTTTCGGTAAAATAAACAGTTGTTTACAACATTTATGACCATTTTGTTTTCATGTACCTTCGCCCTAGCAGCAGAGGGTTACGAGATACAACTCATAATGAGCAACAAAATGGGAACATAAACTTGTAAACATAGGCTGCAATATTTTACACAAAAGACATTATATAATTTTCAAAAAGGGAAGTCAAGAACAAAACGGGTGTTTTAGCTATAAATTCATAAAAATATTAATAAAATTATAACATACCGATTTTTAGTGTGATATAATACAATATTGTAGGCAAATTATAGAAATTTTAGAAGAAGCATGATTTTTTTGAAAAAATACGAACAAACATGTAATTCGTCTTTTATTATTCATTCTTCGGTATGACAATTGTCGGAATTGTGACGTAGGATGATGAAATGACAGAGGAGTCTCCAATTCTACAGGTAGTTATTACAGCAATCACCCAATGCCCGAATCTCTTTGGCTAACCAACGGACAGATTTTAACGACTTCTCATTGTCTATCTAATTTCCAGTATTAGTAAAAACAGAGCTTGATGATCTAGTTGGTGAGTTAAAAAAGGAAGTAACGGAGATGGACTTTTGACACAAAGGAATAACCATTGGTACTATTTTACCCCTACTCTACAATTAGAAAAACGATCTCCAAATAAACATAGTTCCTTCATAACCACCGGTATCCCATTTCAAGTAACTGATACAGAGAAGATATCAAAACGTATATATATAAAGAAGTGATGAATAATTCGATCGAAGTGGATGTACTTTTCTTCCATTCATCCGTTGGATACTAAAAAAACTGTATGGTTATTATCATATCCGCAACATGTCAAAATTGCTGTGATGAAATCAACAATACATTAATGTAGCATAGCGGGTGACTGAAATGAGCAGAGCAAATGAAAAATTGGTGAATCAATTAAAGTCCCGTTTTTATGACTTTTTACAGTGGGAAGATAATGAACAACATTTCCAAAAAATGTTACCTCGATGGGTGAAATGTATTGCTAATGCTTTAAATGCCATACAAGCAGCTTTGTATCGAACAGATGGTGGTGATTGGAATCGGTTGTATTTAAGTAGTTGTTTTAAAAATAATCAGAATCTTCCTAATCAATTAACGAGAATTGAGATTGAAAAGTACGTTCATCATCATTCCGTTTATATATCGAAAAATCCACTTATGGATCCCCTTTCTCCTTTTAACACTGTTTTGCAATTTCGGGTCGAAGAAGGAGAGTACTGGTATTTATTTTTGTATTTATCGAAAGAGTGGATGACGGAAGATCATCACTCACAGTTGTTAGCCATCAAGTCTCTTTGTGAAACATTTATTAAAAACGTTGTGAAAATGGAAAGGGTAATGGATGAAGAGCGACAATTTAAAGAACTGTATCAATTTACGGAAAAAATTCATTCAACAATGGACATTCATTTTGTATTAAAAGAAATCATTGGAACGTTAAAACGGGTGTTTCCTAATTATTCTTTTACGTTAATGCTAACCAATGATCACGAATCACTTGAAGAACTTCCGGTAGAATATTTAGAGTTTGATTCGGATGATGACGTGGCTCTACAAGCATACGTTGAGGGAAAAGTTTTAATCGCTGATTCGTATCATCAGGTGGCTACCAACCTTTATGCCCCGCTCAAGGGAAATCAAGGGGTGTATGGGGTTTTAAAAGTAAGTGCTCCTTATTCCATCATCTTTCCGAAAACACAATTGGAGTTTATTCGTCTTCTCGTTAATACAGCTGGTAGTGCGTTAGAAAACGCTAAATTATACGAGCAATCGAAGCGATTAATAGCTGATTTACAGTTAATTAATGAAACTTCACATAAATTAAATTCGAATTTGCGATTATTAGATACGATACAATTTTTACATCAACAAATAACCGATTCATTTCATTCTACCGCTACAGGTTTTGTCTTTTGTTTTGATGATCATAACAAAGTCATTCCAGGTAGTTCTCCGTTTTTTGAAGAAGAAGTTGGAAAATGGTATATTTCCTATGTAAGAAAACAATTCGATCGTGAAAGAGAAGCGTTGCTAATTGGTGATTTGTTAGGGAAGTTGGATTCGGAAGTACCGTTTCGTTCACTAATGGCTGTCCCAATGAGACATAGTGAAGAATTAATCGGGCTTTGTATCACTTTGCATGAACAGCCGTACCATTTTACCTTTGAGATGTTTAAACTACTTCAGTCACTCATTCATCATTCGACGCTAGCCTTATCCAATTCAATGCTTCGAGAAGAGCTAGAAAAAATGGTTATTACCGACCACTTAACGAAGCTTTATTCACGAAATTATTTAGATGAATCGGTTATCAAATCGATGACGGAAGATGAACAAGGGACGTTTATCGTTATCGATATTGATAACTTTAAACAAGTCAATGATACGTACGGTCACCAAGTTGGGGACAAAATCATCATACAAGTTGCGAATATTATTAAAAATAACATTCGAGCGTCAGATATTGGTGCACGATGGGGTGGAGAAGAGCTAGCTGTCTATTTACCGAACGTATCGTATATCATCGGCTATACGATTGCTCAGCGGCTTGTTGAAAAAGTAAGGATGGAAACAAAACCAAGAGTAACGATATCTTGTGGTGTTTCTTATTGGAATAGAAGTAAGAAAGATTCGCTTGAGCGTCTCTTTCATCGGGCGGATATGGCGCTTTATGAAGCCAAAAATAGAGGAAAAAACCAAGCTATACTACAAAAAGATATTTAAAGGGAGTTTTTCCTCCAAAAAGAGGGAAACTCCTTTTTAATTTTTTCATAATAGGCAAAGAATACCGTACCGAAAACGGTAAGAAAACGCTTTCATTTATGATCTTTTTGTCATATCCTATAATTGTAAGGGAAGGGGGAACAAGGGAGACATGAAATCAAAACGTATAGAAACGGTCCTAATTCATGAAGGGTATCATCCATCAAAATATGAAGGAAGTCTAAATCCACCTTTATTTCAAACATCGACGTTTACGTTTGAACATGCTCTTCAAGGGGAGCGCCGATTTGCTGGTGAAGAAAAAGGGTATATTTACTCGCGCTTAGGAAACCCAACGGTACAAATTTTAGATGAACGAATGGCCGTATTAGAACAAGGGGAAGCTGCACTATCA contains:
- a CDS encoding tyrosine--tRNA ligase, whose amino-acid sequence is MNLLEDLKFRGLINQVTDEEGLEKLLAEERISLYAGFDPTADSLHIGHLLPILILRRFQLAGHKPIALVGGGTGLIGDPSGKKAERTLNSKEVVAQWSERIKEQLSKFLDFEAEENPAKVANNYDWIGSMDLITFLRDVGKNFGLNYMLAKDSVQSRLETGISFTEFSYMILQSLDFLKLYETENCKLQIGGSDQWGNITAGLELIRKSHEEAKAYGLTVPLVTKADGTKFGKTEGGAVWLDPEKTTPYEFYQFWINTDDRDVIKYLKYFTFLSKEEILELEKQTEEAPEKRAAQKALAEEMTRLVHGEEALKQAIHISEALFSGNIKQLTANEIMQGFKDVPSYEHESGEPIGLVDLLVSAKISSSKRQSREDIQNGAIYINGERITALDYVVDKKDRIEGKFTIIRRGKKKYFLIKY
- the rpsD gene encoding 30S ribosomal protein S4, with translation MARYTGPSWKISRRLGISLSGTGKELEKRPYAPGQHGPNQRKKLSEYGLQLQEKQKLRHMYGVNERQFRNTFVKAGKMPGKHGENFMILLESRLDNLVYRLGLARTRRQARQLVNHGHILVDGSRVDIPSYRVQPGQTISVREKSRNLQIIKEAVEANNFVPEYLTFDPEKLEGTYTRLPERSELPAEINEALIVEFYSR
- a CDS encoding diguanylate cyclase, with protein sequence MSRANEKLVNQLKSRFYDFLQWEDNEQHFQKMLPRWVKCIANALNAIQAALYRTDGGDWNRLYLSSCFKNNQNLPNQLTRIEIEKYVHHHSVYISKNPLMDPLSPFNTVLQFRVEEGEYWYLFLYLSKEWMTEDHHSQLLAIKSLCETFIKNVVKMERVMDEERQFKELYQFTEKIHSTMDIHFVLKEIIGTLKRVFPNYSFTLMLTNDHESLEELPVEYLEFDSDDDVALQAYVEGKVLIADSYHQVATNLYAPLKGNQGVYGVLKVSAPYSIIFPKTQLEFIRLLVNTAGSALENAKLYEQSKRLIADLQLINETSHKLNSNLRLLDTIQFLHQQITDSFHSTATGFVFCFDDHNKVIPGSSPFFEEEVGKWYISYVRKQFDREREALLIGDLLGKLDSEVPFRSLMAVPMRHSEELIGLCITLHEQPYHFTFEMFKLLQSLIHHSTLALSNSMLREELEKMVITDHLTKLYSRNYLDESVIKSMTEDEQGTFIVIDIDNFKQVNDTYGHQVGDKIIIQVANIIKNNIRASDIGARWGGEELAVYLPNVSYIIGYTIAQRLVEKVRMETKPRVTISCGVSYWNRSKKDSLERLFHRADMALYEAKNRGKNQAILQKDI